The following coding sequences are from one Paenibacillus tundrae window:
- a CDS encoding TVP38/TMEM64 family protein gives MRKWFWLLLYVLLAGVMFMYRYELLEWTDSHQSIPMLIIIAMLFALVPVIPYKFVIAALGYSYGTTMAAWVSWSGTTLAALLVYAGARYVFRAQARSYLDRIRGLNRFTSWMEANPFMGVMTLRLLPIVPQTAVNIYAGITYTPFWTFMIATAIGKMPAIFVFAYAGAQASESIWLSLLVLGVYLLFMTVILLVFRFRSRKKV, from the coding sequence TTGCGAAAATGGTTTTGGCTCCTGTTATATGTTTTGCTTGCCGGAGTCATGTTTATGTACAGATATGAACTGTTGGAATGGACGGATTCCCATCAATCCATCCCTATGCTTATTATCATTGCGATGTTATTTGCCCTTGTCCCTGTAATTCCATATAAGTTTGTTATTGCTGCTCTGGGTTACAGTTATGGTACCACCATGGCAGCCTGGGTAAGCTGGTCAGGAACAACACTCGCAGCATTGCTGGTATATGCAGGTGCTCGATATGTATTTAGAGCTCAGGCTAGATCCTACTTAGATCGTATACGAGGACTTAACCGATTCACTTCTTGGATGGAAGCAAATCCTTTTATGGGCGTTATGACTCTTCGATTGCTTCCCATCGTTCCTCAGACAGCTGTCAATATTTATGCAGGCATCACCTATACTCCCTTCTGGACGTTCATGATTGCTACTGCCATTGGCAAAATGCCCGCCATTTTTGTATTTGCATACGCCGGAGCCCAAGCAAGCGAGTCCATCTGGTTGAGTCTTCTCGTTCTTGGGGTTTATTTATTGTTCATGACGGTTATTTTACTTGTGTTTCGTTTTCGTTCTCGAAAAAAGGTCTGA